A part of Olleya sp. Bg11-27 genomic DNA contains:
- a CDS encoding phospholipase A codes for MYYIKYSMSKAAIIGLFLVLLFSNEAYSQAYTKQELQDSLAKMPYFSIHKDNYFISGIPTNKDINSTTADAKYQISFKQTLTRSRLPWDTYIYLTYTQKSFWNIYEESFPFKDINFNPSLAVGKFIYDKEERLKGVATLSLEHESNGRDSIYSRSWNRLSLEYTTNLSKNTIASFKAWLPYSYKEGNPDLLDYVGIGQIKVSHTFKPDKLIFDLRLRKGLNLDGKGSIRTRVYYNPFSNNISNQYLMLEWFLGQSEGLLNYQKSRSMIRFGYVIRTNEFRWFRGKE; via the coding sequence ATGTATTATATTAAGTATTCTATGTCAAAAGCTGCTATTATAGGTCTTTTCCTTGTGCTGTTATTTTCAAATGAGGCTTACTCACAAGCTTACACAAAACAAGAGTTACAGGATTCGTTAGCTAAAATGCCCTATTTTTCAATCCATAAAGACAATTATTTTATTTCAGGTATACCGACTAATAAAGATATTAATAGTACTACTGCGGATGCCAAATATCAAATCAGTTTCAAGCAAACCCTAACCAGAAGCCGATTACCATGGGACACTTATATCTATTTAACTTACACCCAAAAATCGTTTTGGAATATATATGAAGAATCCTTTCCGTTTAAGGATATCAATTTTAACCCGTCTTTAGCTGTGGGAAAGTTCATTTATGATAAAGAAGAACGTTTAAAAGGTGTAGCGACACTTTCTTTGGAGCACGAATCTAATGGAAGAGACAGTATTTATTCTAGAAGCTGGAACCGCTTAAGTTTAGAATACACCACAAACCTCTCCAAAAATACGATTGCCAGCTTTAAAGCTTGGTTACCTTACAGTTACAAAGAAGGAAATCCTGATCTTCTAGACTATGTAGGTATCGGTCAAATTAAGGTATCGCATACCTTTAAACCAGACAAATTAATATTTGATCTTAGATTAAGAAAAGGATTGAATTTAGACGGTAAAGGCTCTATACGAACACGGGTTTATTATAACCCCTTTAGTAATAATATTTCGAACCAATATTTAATGTTAGAGTGGTTTTTAGGACAATCAGAAGGTTTACTAAATTATCAAAAATCGCGAAGCATGATACGATTTGGCTACGTTATAAGAACCAACGAATTTAGATGGTTTAGAGGTAAAGAATAG
- a CDS encoding alpha/beta hydrolase yields the protein MKQSLTYYITLFVIHLKGLKKEFSNDPIDFKKIRKNDVHHPKGTFFEQNIKRSFKISDSLITEVGLSNNVNKLVLFIHGGAFISGPAQHHWDAVKKIAKQTNYKIWMCDYPKAPENKIVDISRNIDAIYKIALEHYQPNQIFIVADSAGGTLATSLIQRLIKKNIELPKKIILISPVMDGSMSNPEIEKIDAIDPMISKKGILSAKQMCVGNNDLKDTMISPLYGSFEKFPHTIIFSAQNDITYPDQKLAVQKCIDSKINLELIEGQNMPHIWPLLPIMKEAKTALNKIIEILKN from the coding sequence ATGAAACAAAGCCTAACCTACTATATTACTTTATTTGTGATTCACCTAAAAGGTTTAAAAAAAGAGTTTAGTAACGACCCTATAGATTTCAAAAAAATCAGAAAAAACGATGTTCATCATCCAAAAGGAACATTTTTCGAACAAAACATAAAACGAAGTTTTAAAATTTCAGACTCACTAATAACTGAAGTTGGTTTAAGCAACAACGTTAACAAATTGGTACTATTTATTCATGGTGGCGCTTTTATTTCTGGTCCAGCTCAACATCATTGGGATGCTGTAAAAAAAATCGCTAAACAAACAAATTATAAAATTTGGATGTGCGATTATCCCAAAGCTCCGGAAAATAAAATAGTAGACATATCAAGAAATATCGATGCAATATATAAAATAGCATTAGAACACTATCAACCCAATCAGATCTTTATAGTTGCGGACTCTGCAGGAGGAACACTGGCCACTAGTTTAATCCAAAGATTGATTAAAAAAAACATAGAATTACCCAAGAAAATAATTCTTATTTCCCCTGTTATGGATGGAAGTATGTCTAATCCTGAAATTGAAAAAATAGATGCTATTGATCCCATGATTTCAAAAAAAGGAATTTTAAGTGCAAAACAAATGTGCGTCGGAAATAACGATTTAAAAGACACAATGATTTCACCACTATACGGAAGTTTTGAAAAATTCCCACATACTATTATATTTTCAGCACAAAATGATATTACTTATCCAGACCAAAAATTAGCTGTTCAAAAATGTATAGATTCTAAAATAAATCTTGAATTAATTGAAGGACAAAACATGCCTCATATTTGGCCTTTGCTTCCTATAATGAAAGAAGCAAAAACAGCTTTGAATAAAATTATAGAAATACTAAAGAACTAA
- a CDS encoding helix-turn-helix domain-containing protein: MTLNIFEILVLVSLTQGIFFSIVILTQKPFRVKANKHLAYSVFLLAYIGITELVRAKGFHKQNNVISYLIDDIPWLLLFYIPLFVYFLKSAGNKFSNSKKLIFLIIPFFIFLILFNLIILHHEYKLIYWQVIQDEYRLIYDVGYYFAILFNIVLCILSYFIIQSSTISYNEKKWLKNIWFFNVILLLIWVLDSFLPKNSLPYTNDDITYPVWFGVSFFVYWLIFRGLIQLKLSQEKSEIKGLLQSKNEQIVPKKETDRTTVNKEFSIKNEHFENFLELIVQEKLYRNPDLSRDIVADKLNMSPGYLSQLISASINSNFTTLINDYRIEDIKWMLLNPDFNKYSIVAIGLEAGFKSKSTFYSEFKKKTGYTPNQFKLMKKSPN, encoded by the coding sequence ATGACACTAAATATTTTCGAAATTTTAGTTTTAGTTAGTTTAACTCAAGGCATTTTTTTTTCCATAGTAATCCTAACTCAAAAACCTTTTAGAGTAAAAGCTAACAAACACCTAGCGTATAGCGTGTTTTTACTAGCATATATTGGCATTACAGAACTGGTTAGAGCTAAAGGATTTCATAAACAGAACAACGTTATTAGTTACCTTATAGATGATATTCCATGGTTATTATTATTCTATATACCACTATTTGTCTATTTTTTAAAATCGGCTGGGAATAAATTTAGCAACAGCAAAAAATTAATATTTCTCATTATTCCTTTTTTTATTTTTTTGATTTTATTTAATCTCATTATTTTACATCATGAATACAAATTAATTTATTGGCAAGTAATTCAAGATGAATATCGCCTTATCTATGATGTCGGTTATTATTTCGCCATCCTTTTTAATATTGTTTTATGTATTCTTTCCTATTTTATTATTCAATCTAGCACGATTAGTTATAACGAAAAAAAATGGTTAAAAAACATATGGTTTTTTAATGTTATACTTTTATTAATATGGGTATTAGATTCGTTTCTACCAAAAAATAGTCTGCCATATACCAATGATGATATCACCTACCCTGTTTGGTTTGGCGTTTCATTTTTTGTGTATTGGCTAATTTTTAGGGGACTGATTCAGTTAAAACTATCACAAGAAAAATCTGAAATAAAGGGCTTATTACAAAGTAAAAATGAGCAAATCGTTCCGAAAAAAGAAACTGATCGAACAACGGTAAACAAAGAATTCTCTATAAAAAACGAACATTTTGAAAACTTTTTAGAGTTAATCGTTCAAGAAAAACTATACCGAAACCCCGATTTGAGTAGAGATATTGTTGCAGATAAGCTAAATATGAGTCCCGGTTACCTGTCTCAACTAATAAGTGCATCTATCAATTCAAATTTTACTACATTAATTAATGACTATCGGATAGAAGATATCAAATGGATGTTATTAAATCCAGACTTTAACAAATATAGTATTGTAGCCATTGGTTTGGAAGCTGGGTTTAAATCAAAATCTACATTTTATAGTGAATTCAAGAAAAAAACAGGCTACACTCCCAATCAATTTAAACTAATGAAAAAAAGTCCTAATTAA
- a CDS encoding S41 family peptidase — MKNLLFIIVIILFSSCNKLVLDNDETDSQTNNFEIFWKDFDEHYALFNVRNIDWNNLYDVYKPQVNDDLSDEAFWGILSNMIEHLDDSHTSLFDGNGHAYRSGATLNNQSGNEISERLIVTNYLDFVTRVPSEDNLAYGKIKNKNIGYIYLGTMDGENPGIIDNIMIELKDYDALIFDIRQNTGGDDRYSARIAKAFSDGKHFIYTVETRNGLHHDDFDEKTIEYTHLNQDTPYLKPVIILTDRATISAGEIFLSHMKAFEHTIQIGDTTAGDFSTVSNMRFLPNAWHYRYSIQKILLPNGQSLDGIGHVPDVYIKNTEADINASMDKVIEKALLYLWDEFQID; from the coding sequence ATGAAAAATCTACTATTTATAATCGTTATCATTTTATTCTCATCGTGTAATAAATTAGTTCTTGATAACGATGAAACCGACTCTCAAACTAATAATTTTGAAATTTTTTGGAAAGATTTTGATGAGCATTATGCGTTATTTAATGTCAGAAATATAGATTGGAATAACCTATATGATGTTTATAAACCACAAGTAAATGATGACCTATCGGACGAAGCGTTTTGGGGCATTCTATCCAATATGATAGAGCATTTAGACGATAGTCACACCTCCTTGTTTGATGGTAATGGACATGCTTATCGTTCTGGCGCGACCTTAAATAATCAGTCTGGAAATGAAATCAGCGAACGACTTATAGTGACAAACTATTTAGATTTCGTGACTAGAGTACCATCCGAAGATAATCTAGCCTACGGCAAAATTAAAAACAAAAATATTGGATACATCTATTTAGGCACAATGGATGGAGAAAACCCTGGTATAATTGACAATATAATGATAGAATTAAAAGACTATGATGCATTGATTTTTGATATCAGACAAAATACTGGCGGTGACGATCGTTACTCTGCAAGAATTGCTAAAGCCTTTTCAGACGGCAAACATTTTATTTATACCGTGGAAACCAGAAATGGATTACATCATGATGATTTTGATGAGAAGACCATAGAATATACACACTTAAATCAAGACACGCCTTACTTAAAACCTGTAATTATTTTAACAGATCGGGCCACAATAAGCGCAGGAGAAATCTTTTTATCGCACATGAAAGCTTTTGAACACACTATACAAATAGGAGATACAACCGCAGGCGATTTTTCGACCGTTAGCAATATGCGTTTTTTACCTAATGCATGGCATTATAGATATTCAATACAAAAAATCCTATTACCTAACGGTCAAAGTTTAGACGGAATTGGACACGTTCCTGATGTTTATATAAAAAACACAGAAGCAGATATTAATGCGTCAATGGACAAAGTTATCGAAAAAGCATTGCTATACCTTTGGGATGAATTTCAAATCGACTAA
- a CDS encoding right-handed parallel beta-helix repeat-containing protein: protein MKNTITIFNKKLNTILYIGLLLTGIQSFAQDTIYVDNQLSSNCSGDYSILNRNCSGTDGDAFNTLAGASAVAAPGDTVIIREGIFSTQLAPLHSGTALDRIVYKNFDNEDVLITGVTLSPAVLLYEVDYITIDGLKIENVRRWLNALGANHLIIKNNTFKDAVDGGGSSKTGLFFQESDHNRITNNIIDNSTQDNIALIQSNYNLIDTNTITNAAHVLWTIKCSNYNVIRENYFHNDLQKIGEVYDCANVGHGDSPYLKITSFDDTKHNVIEQNIFAFTTSPVNASPYSGIQYAGQNGIIRNNIFYECQGPPISLTLYSNEATFNYGNRIYNNDFYNNEFGGIDISGSTSHTFYNQEIKNNILYKNQFIQRDSRWSWYDALDTKPVQIFTGRTTDVALDNNNIFNSQIDELYTIAYGSRNSLSNPDPESLTWWETNHPQLFLNNLQANPDFVDALAYDFHLSQGSPMINAGGFLTNTPTAGSGTTMVVADATYFTDGFGITDYYGDTVQLQGQTVSASITNVNYTTNTLTLNTPLTWTAGQLLSKAYKGTAPDIGAFEYDENTLSTINLEAEKSPFKVYPNPTSSEITIALNTTETSTITNLSIVNLLGTTVYSNTINNKKIIPFDMKDLPSGVYFLKIDMNNKQVVKRILKK, encoded by the coding sequence ATGAAAAACACAATTACAATTTTTAACAAAAAACTTAATACAATACTCTACATCGGACTTTTACTAACTGGTATTCAGTCTTTTGCACAAGACACTATTTATGTAGACAATCAATTATCTTCAAATTGCTCAGGTGACTACTCTATTCTTAATCGAAATTGTTCGGGTACGGATGGTGATGCCTTTAATACATTAGCTGGTGCCTCAGCAGTCGCTGCTCCGGGAGACACAGTCATTATTCGTGAAGGTATTTTCTCTACCCAATTAGCTCCATTACATTCTGGTACGGCATTGGACAGAATAGTGTATAAAAACTTTGATAACGAAGATGTACTGATTACTGGAGTCACACTTTCTCCTGCTGTTTTGCTTTATGAAGTCGATTATATTACTATTGATGGTTTAAAAATAGAAAATGTTAGACGTTGGCTAAATGCACTTGGAGCAAACCACCTTATCATAAAAAATAACACCTTTAAAGATGCAGTTGATGGTGGCGGTAGTTCTAAAACAGGCTTATTTTTTCAAGAATCCGATCACAATAGGATCACAAACAATATCATTGATAATTCAACTCAAGATAATATAGCGTTAATTCAATCTAACTATAACTTAATTGATACAAATACAATAACTAATGCAGCACACGTATTATGGACCATTAAGTGTAGTAATTATAACGTGATTCGAGAAAATTATTTCCATAATGATTTACAAAAAATAGGCGAAGTTTATGATTGTGCCAATGTAGGTCATGGAGACTCTCCTTATTTAAAAATCACATCATTTGATGATACCAAGCACAATGTAATTGAACAAAATATTTTTGCATTCACAACCTCTCCTGTTAATGCCTCTCCCTATTCTGGTATTCAATATGCGGGTCAAAATGGTATTATTAGAAATAATATTTTTTACGAATGTCAAGGCCCTCCAATATCGTTAACGTTATATTCTAATGAAGCGACTTTCAATTATGGAAACAGAATTTACAATAACGATTTCTATAATAATGAATTTGGTGGAATAGACATCTCTGGGTCAACCAGTCATACTTTTTATAACCAAGAAATAAAAAATAATATTCTATATAAAAATCAATTTATCCAACGTGATTCACGTTGGTCATGGTATGATGCTCTTGACACTAAACCCGTCCAAATTTTTACAGGACGAACAACAGATGTTGCTTTAGACAACAATAATATATTCAATTCTCAAATTGATGAATTATATACAATTGCATACGGAAGTCGTAATTCTTTATCTAATCCTGATCCAGAATCATTAACATGGTGGGAAACCAATCATCCTCAATTATTTTTAAATAATCTCCAAGCAAATCCTGATTTTGTAGATGCTTTAGCTTACGATTTTCATTTATCACAAGGCAGCCCAATGATTAATGCTGGTGGATTTTTAACTAACACACCTACCGCTGGGAGTGGAACAACAATGGTCGTAGCAGATGCTACTTATTTTACTGATGGTTTTGGTATCACTGATTATTATGGAGACACTGTCCAATTACAAGGCCAAACTGTAAGCGCTAGTATTACCAATGTCAATTACACGACTAATACATTAACATTAAACACCCCATTAACATGGACCGCTGGTCAACTATTAAGCAAAGCATATAAAGGAACAGCACCTGACATTGGTGCTTTTGAATATGACGAAAACACACTAAGTACCATCAACCTAGAAGCGGAGAAATCACCTTTTAAAGTGTATCCTAACCCTACATCATCTGAAATCACTATAGCATTAAATACTACAGAAACTAGCACTATAACTAACTTATCAATTGTCAATCTATTAGGTACAACTGTTTATTCTAACACCATAAATAACAAAAAAATAATACCATTTGACATGAAAGACCTGCCAAGTGGTGTTTACTTTTTAAAAATCGATATGAACAATAAACAAGTCGTAAAAAGAATTTTAAAAAAATAG
- a CDS encoding ParA family protein has product MGKIIAIANQKGGVGKTTTSVNLAASLGVLEKKVLLIDADPQANATSGLGIDVESVEIGTYQLLEHTNSARQAVLKTDTPNLDIIPSHIDLVAIEIELVDKEEREYMLKKALQDIKDDYDYILIDCAPSLGLLTLNALTAADAVIIPIQCEYFALEGLGKLLNTVKSVQKIHNPDLDIEGLLLTMYDSRLRLSNQVVEEVQKHFNDMVFSTIIQRNVKLSEAPSYGESIINYDASSKGASNYLSLAKEIITKNS; this is encoded by the coding sequence ATGGGTAAAATAATAGCAATTGCCAATCAAAAAGGTGGTGTTGGTAAAACAACAACCTCTGTTAACTTAGCAGCTTCACTAGGTGTTTTAGAAAAAAAAGTACTTTTAATTGATGCTGACCCACAAGCTAATGCAACCTCAGGTTTAGGCATAGATGTAGAGTCTGTAGAAATAGGGACCTACCAATTACTTGAGCATACTAATAGCGCCAGACAGGCTGTTTTAAAAACAGATACACCTAATCTAGACATTATCCCTTCGCATATCGATTTAGTAGCGATTGAGATAGAACTTGTTGATAAAGAGGAACGTGAGTATATGCTAAAAAAAGCATTACAAGACATTAAAGATGATTACGATTATATACTAATAGATTGTGCGCCGTCTTTAGGCTTATTAACCCTTAATGCTTTAACTGCTGCAGATGCGGTAATTATACCAATCCAATGCGAATATTTTGCACTAGAAGGTCTTGGTAAATTATTAAACACAGTAAAAAGTGTCCAAAAAATACACAATCCGGATTTAGATATTGAAGGTTTATTGTTAACGATGTACGATTCGCGTTTACGCTTATCTAATCAAGTTGTTGAAGAAGTTCAAAAACACTTTAATGATATGGTTTTTTCAACCATTATACAACGTAACGTAAAACTTAGTGAAGCGCCAAGTTACGGAGAAAGCATTATAAATTATGATGCCTCTAGTAAAGGTGCGAGCAATTATTTAAGTTTAGCGAAAGAAATTATTACAAAAAACTCCTAA
- a CDS encoding ParB/RepB/Spo0J family partition protein has product MAKAVKKQALGRGLSALLKDPENDIQSAKDKNADKVIGNIVELDLDSIEMNPFQPRTNFNEETLRELASSIKELGVIQPITVRKLGFEDYQLVSGERRFRASKSIGLKTIPAYIRIANDQESLEMALVENIQRQDLDPIEIAMSYQRLIDEIQLTQEQMSERVGKKRSTIANYLRLLKLDPIIQTGMRDGFLSMGHGRAIITIEDQNIQLEIYETILTEKLSVRDTETLVRNYNTTKEVVVPVKKEKQTEELPIYVKKGVSAFSEYFGHKIDVKVASNGKGKITIPFHSEEDFNRIKKLVEGGQ; this is encoded by the coding sequence ATGGCGAAGGCAGTAAAAAAACAGGCTTTAGGACGCGGACTTTCTGCATTATTGAAAGATCCGGAAAATGATATCCAATCTGCAAAAGATAAAAATGCAGACAAAGTAATAGGTAATATAGTCGAATTGGATTTAGATTCGATTGAAATGAACCCATTTCAACCACGTACTAATTTTAATGAAGAAACACTGCGTGAATTAGCATCTTCTATTAAAGAATTAGGTGTTATACAACCAATTACAGTAAGAAAATTAGGTTTTGAAGATTACCAATTAGTATCTGGAGAACGTCGTTTTCGTGCTTCAAAATCAATCGGATTAAAAACAATTCCTGCATACATCAGGATTGCAAATGACCAAGAAAGTCTTGAAATGGCTTTGGTGGAAAATATCCAACGTCAAGATTTAGACCCAATAGAAATTGCAATGTCATACCAACGTTTAATTGACGAAATTCAATTAACGCAAGAACAAATGAGCGAGCGTGTTGGAAAAAAACGTAGTACTATTGCTAACTATTTACGTTTATTAAAATTAGATCCAATCATCCAAACAGGGATGCGTGATGGATTTTTATCCATGGGTCACGGTCGTGCTATTATTACTATTGAAGATCAAAATATACAGTTAGAAATTTACGAGACTATTTTAACGGAAAAATTATCAGTTAGAGATACTGAAACTTTAGTTCGTAACTACAACACGACCAAAGAAGTTGTAGTGCCTGTTAAAAAAGAAAAACAAACTGAAGAATTGCCAATATATGTTAAAAAAGGCGTTAGTGCTTTTTCAGAATACTTTGGACATAAAATCGACGTTAAAGTAGCTAGTAATGGTAAAGGTAAAATCACTATTCCTTTTCATTCTGAAGAAGATTTTAACCGTATAAAAAAACTAGTAGAAGGTGGTCAATAA
- a CDS encoding DUF5683 domain-containing protein, with protein MFCALSFAQDDSTATPADSTDQSEELPKVLKQKKKKKADKPIIINADVLKKQRPYDPLAPSKAAFYSAILPGLGQAYNGKYWKIPIVYIALGTGVYFYVDNNKQYNRVRDAYKRRLAGYTDDEFQGRLTDDGLREAQTNYRRNKELSLLVTVGLYALNILDANVDAHLLQYNISDDLSLRPHYKIEEFDNKGRVGLSLNFQF; from the coding sequence TTGTTTTGTGCACTATCTTTTGCTCAAGACGACTCTACTGCAACACCAGCAGATAGTACTGATCAATCTGAAGAGCTTCCAAAAGTTTTAAAACAAAAGAAAAAAAAGAAAGCTGATAAACCAATTATTATAAACGCAGACGTTTTAAAAAAACAAAGACCCTATGATCCTTTAGCGCCATCAAAAGCTGCATTTTACTCGGCTATTCTGCCAGGTTTAGGGCAAGCTTACAATGGTAAATATTGGAAAATACCAATTGTTTATATTGCTTTAGGAACAGGAGTTTATTTTTATGTTGATAACAATAAACAATACAATCGTGTCAGAGATGCCTACAAAAGACGTTTAGCAGGGTACACTGATGACGAATTCCAAGGTCGGTTAACAGATGATGGGCTTCGTGAAGCGCAAACAAATTATAGAAGAAACAAAGAACTATCCTTGTTAGTTACAGTGGGATTATATGCTTTAAACATTCTTGATGCTAACGTTGACGCGCATTTACTACAGTACAACATTAGTGATGACTTAAGTTTAAGACCACATTATAAAATTGAAGAATTTGATAATAAAGGACGTGTTGGACTATCTTTAAATTTCCAATTTTAA
- the dapB gene encoding 4-hydroxy-tetrahydrodipicolinate reductase: MKIALLGYGKMGKAIETIALQRGHTIVIKTSRDTNYNIKEADVAIDFSVPAAAFNNISNCINNQVPVISGTTGWLDKYDDIVSLCEKQKGAFIYASNFSLGVNIFFELNETLAKMMAKLKDYKLDIEEIHHTQKLDAPSGTAITLAEGIIKNNTKYQDWQLDTAPDNSIPIIAKRIPEVPGTHVIRYTSPIDTITIEHEAHNREGFALGAVIAAEWLVGKTGVFTMKDVLNIG; encoded by the coding sequence ATGAAAATCGCTTTACTAGGCTATGGTAAAATGGGTAAAGCAATAGAGACTATTGCTTTACAACGTGGACACACCATAGTAATTAAAACATCACGAGACACAAACTACAATATAAAAGAGGCAGACGTCGCTATAGATTTTAGCGTACCAGCAGCAGCTTTTAATAATATTAGCAACTGTATCAATAATCAAGTTCCTGTAATTTCAGGTACTACCGGTTGGTTAGATAAATACGATGACATTGTTTCGCTTTGCGAAAAACAAAAAGGGGCTTTTATATATGCCTCCAATTTTAGCTTAGGCGTCAATATCTTTTTTGAACTCAACGAAACTTTAGCCAAAATGATGGCTAAGCTTAAGGACTATAAGCTTGATATTGAAGAAATACATCACACCCAAAAATTAGATGCACCAAGTGGTACGGCAATTACATTGGCAGAAGGTATTATCAAAAATAATACAAAGTATCAAGATTGGCAATTAGATACTGCTCCAGACAATAGTATTCCTATTATAGCTAAACGTATTCCTGAAGTTCCTGGAACACATGTTATACGCTACACAAGTCCTATTGACACAATTACAATAGAGCACGAAGCACATAACAGAGAAGGTTTTGCGTTAGGAGCTGTCATCGCAGCAGAATGGTTAGTAGGTAAAACAGGAGTATTTACTATGAAAGATGTGTTAAATATTGGGTAA
- the lepB gene encoding signal peptidase I gives MDITQWIIFFLVIQVLHGLATWKLYKKADRQAWEAFVPVYNALILMKVINRPWWWTILLFLPIVNLILLPVIWVEIARSYGKNSAIDTFLAIFTLGFYSFYLNYVATDINHIKERDLQPRTELGDWVSSILFAVVAATIVHTYFIQPFVIPTSSLEKTLLVGDFLLVSKVHYGARAPQTTVAIPMIHDALPGTTTPSYLKFPQLPKFRLPAFQSIKRNDIVVFNWPVDTLVVINNPYGEVRHKPIDKKTNYVKRCVGLPGDTLSIKDGYVYIDGVKNQLPDRAKLQFFYKVILKNTTPEALYQKYNITEKQERYVFKTSASNFNKAEFQNYLKVKKIDVAITKQDSLEVNFLANLDQKSFDLLKLDMAETALYVNLTEDLASIMKSDPDVLSVTKDLSSSTTENIFPNAPGYTWNRDFFGPIYIPRAGKTIALNLETLPIYKRVLTAYEGNTLKVNGNQILINDKVVDSYTFKQDYYWMMGDNRHNSQDARMWGFVPFDHVVGKPVFVWMSWDNNGKGINKIRWNRLFTTVGGDGKLTSYFIPFLVLLGLFFGYNKYRKRKTA, from the coding sequence ATGGACATTACACAGTGGATTATCTTTTTCTTAGTTATTCAAGTTTTACATGGATTAGCCACGTGGAAATTATATAAAAAAGCAGACCGACAAGCATGGGAAGCTTTTGTACCCGTTTACAATGCTCTAATATTAATGAAGGTTATTAATAGACCTTGGTGGTGGACAATCTTATTGTTTTTACCCATTGTAAATCTTATTTTATTACCTGTTATTTGGGTTGAGATTGCTAGAAGTTATGGCAAAAACTCTGCTATCGATACTTTTCTAGCCATATTTACTTTAGGTTTTTATAGCTTTTATTTAAACTACGTCGCAACAGATATAAACCATATTAAAGAGAGAGATCTACAACCGAGAACAGAATTAGGAGATTGGGTAAGCTCTATTTTATTTGCTGTTGTTGCTGCCACTATAGTCCATACGTATTTTATACAGCCATTTGTTATACCAACGTCCTCATTAGAGAAAACATTATTAGTTGGCGATTTTTTATTAGTTAGTAAAGTACATTATGGCGCAAGAGCACCACAAACTACTGTTGCTATTCCGATGATACACGATGCCCTTCCTGGCACTACAACGCCTTCCTATTTAAAATTCCCACAATTACCAAAATTTAGACTTCCCGCTTTTCAAAGTATAAAACGAAATGATATTGTTGTATTTAACTGGCCGGTAGATACTTTAGTGGTTATTAATAATCCTTATGGAGAAGTACGTCACAAACCAATTGATAAAAAAACAAACTATGTCAAACGTTGTGTTGGTCTACCAGGTGATACTTTATCTATAAAGGATGGATACGTTTATATCGATGGTGTTAAAAATCAACTTCCGGACAGAGCAAAACTTCAGTTTTTTTATAAAGTAATATTAAAAAATACGACACCAGAGGCTTTATATCAAAAATATAATATTACAGAAAAACAAGAGCGTTACGTCTTTAAAACAAGTGCTTCAAATTTTAACAAAGCAGAGTTTCAAAACTATTTAAAAGTAAAAAAGATTGACGTTGCTATAACCAAACAAGACTCTTTAGAAGTTAATTTTCTTGCTAATTTAGATCAAAAGTCTTTTGATTTATTAAAATTAGATATGGCAGAAACAGCCTTGTATGTTAATCTAACAGAAGATTTAGCATCAATAATGAAAAGTGATCCAGATGTTTTAAGCGTTACTAAAGATTTATCCTCTAGCACAACAGAAAATATTTTCCCTAATGCACCAGGTTACACTTGGAACAGAGACTTTTTTGGACCGATTTATATTCCGCGAGCTGGAAAAACAATCGCATTAAATTTAGAAACCTTACCGATTTACAAACGTGTATTGACTGCTTATGAAGGGAATACACTTAAGGTTAACGGAAATCAAATTTTAATCAATGATAAAGTTGTAGATTCTTACACATTTAAACAAGATTATTACTGGATGATGGGAGACAACAGGCATAACTCTCAGGATGCTAGAATGTGGGGATTTGTTCCCTTTGACCACGTCGTTGGAAAACCTGTATTTGTATGGATGAGTTGGGATAATAATGGCAAAGGAATTAATAAAATACGTTGGAATAGACTATTTACCACCGTTGGAGGTGACGGAAAATTGACGTCATACTTTATTCCCTTTTTAGTGCTTTTAGGATTATTTTTTGGATATAATAAATATAGAAAACGTAAGACCGCTTAA